The following are encoded together in the Thalassomonas haliotis genome:
- a CDS encoding tetratricopeptide repeat-containing diguanylate cyclase, producing MLISCDVVAFQSALSLNFSLVVEQVETLEKDTPAQALEKLNSIEDQLPKLSLNERVKFYTLQASLYANLAEFQLSLNSATKGLKLSSQLSSPSIHIAELSYSKGFATESLGNLELALQDYKNGLEVARSLDDKNMIAEGLSNLGAIYYLTERYDLSIVVLNDALMIANKLGNEELQGGINSELGNLYSTIGQDDKSMQFLQRSYQHYKNSSQTFSAVWVLSNIATSHYNNEEYDSAIRIYNKVIAEADDVVNDPFFYGVYTGLAMAYIYKEEKEPEVAYRYFKMAEQYVDYNGNKDMPVTYLLDKAIIFKNLQRYDEALESIFSAEKLMSAQERPKGSNSYLMLRLKAEIYYVLGQYEKAYHFKSRSVEQRVEKLNAADIEAVEELRLRYESKQADLHKKILEQKRSLNNAELAEANKQAKAQQFYLMMSGVVALIFVWLLSTLVRGQKKLRRVTHLDDLTGLVNRHRLLKQGQRYFSRAKQQHAPLVALMIDIDNFKEINDQLGHQIGDEILKKIAMLGKKLLKRIDIFGRFSAEEFIIFLPESDKKQAMDIAEQLKEKIERYQWQLSSQDNVSISIGFASFDEKQHFDLEALIKNAEKMLYRAKNQGGTAYAVNARKISKFVFLSGGGFYRLFYSCTCPGKDQGGRAKQEDLIDCQRQAKY from the coding sequence TTGTTAATATCTTGTGATGTTGTCGCTTTTCAAAGCGCACTCAGCTTAAATTTTTCCCTGGTGGTTGAGCAGGTTGAAACTCTGGAAAAAGATACCCCGGCACAGGCGCTGGAAAAGTTAAACAGCATTGAAGATCAGCTCCCCAAACTCAGCCTTAATGAAAGGGTTAAGTTCTATACCTTACAAGCATCCCTGTATGCCAATTTAGCCGAATTTCAGCTAAGCCTTAATTCCGCCACTAAAGGTTTAAAGCTGTCCTCTCAGCTGAGCAGTCCGAGTATTCATATTGCCGAATTATCCTACAGCAAAGGTTTTGCCACCGAGAGCCTGGGTAACCTGGAACTTGCCTTGCAGGATTATAAAAATGGCCTGGAAGTCGCGCGCTCCCTCGATGATAAAAATATGATCGCCGAAGGCTTGTCAAACCTGGGGGCCATCTATTATTTAACCGAACGTTATGATCTCTCTATTGTGGTGTTAAATGACGCCCTGATGATAGCCAATAAACTTGGCAATGAAGAATTGCAGGGAGGAATTAATTCAGAGCTTGGCAACCTGTACTCCACTATTGGCCAGGATGATAAATCCATGCAGTTTTTACAGCGCTCCTACCAGCACTATAAGAACTCATCGCAAACTTTTTCCGCGGTTTGGGTGTTATCCAATATTGCCACCTCTCATTACAATAACGAAGAATATGACAGTGCTATTCGCATCTACAACAAGGTGATTGCCGAGGCCGATGATGTTGTCAATGACCCGTTTTTTTATGGCGTATATACCGGTCTGGCCATGGCATATATCTATAAGGAAGAAAAAGAGCCGGAAGTGGCCTACCGCTATTTTAAGATGGCGGAGCAGTATGTTGATTATAACGGCAATAAAGATATGCCGGTAACTTACCTGCTCGATAAGGCGATTATATTTAAAAACCTGCAGCGTTACGATGAAGCGCTGGAGTCGATTTTTTCCGCCGAGAAGCTGATGTCGGCACAAGAGCGCCCCAAGGGCAGTAATTCTTACCTGATGCTCAGGTTAAAAGCGGAAATTTATTATGTGCTGGGGCAGTATGAAAAAGCCTATCATTTTAAATCCCGGTCGGTTGAACAAAGGGTTGAAAAGCTTAATGCCGCCGATATCGAAGCGGTTGAAGAATTACGTTTGCGTTATGAAAGCAAACAGGCGGACTTGCATAAAAAAATTCTTGAGCAAAAGCGCTCCCTTAATAATGCCGAGTTAGCCGAGGCCAATAAGCAGGCGAAAGCTCAGCAGTTTTATTTGATGATGAGTGGTGTGGTCGCACTGATTTTTGTCTGGCTGTTATCCACTTTAGTGCGCGGACAGAAAAAGCTGCGCCGGGTGACCCACCTTGATGACCTGACCGGTTTGGTGAACCGCCACCGGCTATTGAAGCAGGGACAGCGTTATTTTTCCCGGGCAAAGCAGCAGCACGCCCCCCTGGTTGCCCTGATGATAGATATAGATAATTTTAAAGAAATTAATGATCAGTTAGGGCATCAGATAGGAGATGAAATTTTAAAGAAAATCGCTATGTTGGGGAAGAAGCTGCTGAAACGTATTGATATTTTTGGCCGCTTCAGCGCGGAAGAGTTTATTATTTTCTTGCCCGAAAGCGATAAAAAACAGGCCATGGATATTGCAGAGCAACTAAAAGAGAAAATTGAACGCTATCAGTGGCAATTGTCTTCCCAGGATAATGTTTCTATCAGCATAGGGTTTGCCAGCTTTGATGAAAAGCAGCATTTTGATCTGGAAGCGCTGATCAAGAATGCCGAGAAAATGCTCTATCGGGCGAAAAACCAGGGGGGAACTGCATATGCGGTTAATGCCCGGAAAATCTCCAAGTTCGTTTTTCTGTCTGGCGGCGGTTTTTATCGGCTTTTTTATTCCTGTACTTGCCCAGGAAAAGATCAAGGGGGCAGAGCAAAACAGGAAGATCTCATCGATTGTCAAAGACAGGCAAAATACTAA
- a CDS encoding GGDEF domain-containing protein, which translates to MAQTDSLTKLLNRKALFAQGQLLTSKAVEEQNEFSAIVLDIDFFKRINDDYSHDIADKVLQQVAKLGNETMRSRDIFARIGGEEFAAILPEANLDEAKAIAERLREKIYEYNFSQFGIECPISASFGVASLHQVIPQFELLLHAADKAMSTAKKRGCNQVVSFSPHQQM; encoded by the coding sequence ATGGCGCAAACCGACAGTTTAACTAAACTGCTTAACCGTAAGGCCTTATTTGCCCAGGGGCAGTTGCTGACTTCAAAAGCTGTCGAGGAGCAAAACGAATTTAGCGCCATCGTACTCGATATCGATTTTTTCAAAAGAATAAACGATGACTACAGCCATGACATTGCCGATAAAGTGCTGCAGCAGGTGGCCAAACTGGGTAATGAAACCATGCGCTCAAGAGATATCTTTGCCCGCATCGGCGGTGAGGAATTTGCGGCGATATTACCGGAGGCCAATCTCGATGAAGCCAAGGCGATAGCAGAACGCCTGAGAGAGAAAATTTACGAATATAACTTCAGCCAGTTCGGCATCGAATGTCCGATCAGCGCCAGTTTTGGTGTCGCCAGTTTGCACCAGGTGATCCCCCAGTTTGAACTCTTGTTGCATGCCGCCGATAAAGCCATGTCGACGGCAAAGAAAAGGGGCTGTAACCAGGTGGTGAGTTTTTCGCCGCACCAGCAAATGTAG
- the parC gene encoding DNA topoisomerase IV subunit A: protein MSDALEYSLEGVEQVPLRRFTEEAYLNYSMYVIMDRALPHIGDGLKPVQRRIVYAMSELGLSAVAKYKKSARTVGDVLGKFHPHGDSACYEAMVLMAQPFSYRYPLVDGQGNWGAPDDPKSFAAMRYTEARLSRFSELLLSELGQGTVDWIPNFDGTMKEPKTLPARLPHILLNGITGIAVGMATDIPPHNVREVANACVHLIEQPKAEVADLLEFIQGPDYPTDAEIITPKAEIEKIYQTGRGSIKMRAVYEIEQGDIVITALPHQASGGKVLEQIAAQMQAKKLPMVVDLRDESDHENPTRLVIVPRSNRVDTEQLMQHLFATTDLEKNYRANLNMIGLDNRPAVKNLRDILAEWLEYRRETIRRRLQYRLDKVLARLHILEGLLIAYLNIDEVIEIIRNFDEPKAELIARFGLSERQAESILEIKLRQLAKLEEIKIRAEQDELNKERDYLEKVLNSKARMNTLMKKELMEAAEKYGDERRSQIIVRGEAKALSEKDLVPSEPVTVVISDKGWARCAKGHDIDPKALNYKAGDEYLCSARGRSNSPVVVIDSSGRAYATDAHTLPTARSQGEPLTGRFNLAAGETFTQAVMAEDEHQFLLSTDAGYGFIGSFADMVSRNKNGKALLSLPAGAKVMPPRAITKVDSQLCLSVTNEGRMLVFPLKDLPVLSKGKGNKIINIPSARVKSRDEYVTLIHVITPESSVTLHAGKRKLTLKPGDIEHYRGERGRRGNKLPRGLQRVDRVEVETVEVVEEEQESQE, encoded by the coding sequence ATGTCTGATGCACTCGAATATAGCCTTGAAGGCGTAGAGCAAGTCCCTTTACGGCGTTTTACCGAAGAAGCTTATCTCAATTATTCCATGTATGTCATCATGGACCGGGCCTTGCCCCATATCGGTGACGGTTTAAAACCGGTACAAAGGCGTATTGTTTATGCCATGTCTGAGCTTGGCCTGTCGGCGGTTGCCAAATATAAAAAGTCTGCCCGTACCGTAGGTGATGTTTTGGGTAAGTTCCATCCCCATGGCGACTCGGCTTGTTATGAAGCCATGGTGCTGATGGCGCAGCCGTTTTCCTATCGCTATCCTCTGGTTGACGGTCAGGGGAACTGGGGGGCGCCGGATGACCCCAAATCTTTTGCCGCCATGCGTTATACCGAGGCGAGATTATCCCGTTTCAGTGAATTGCTGTTATCCGAATTAGGCCAGGGGACGGTCGACTGGATCCCTAATTTTGACGGCACCATGAAAGAGCCGAAAACCTTACCCGCCCGCCTGCCGCATATTTTATTAAACGGTATTACCGGTATTGCCGTAGGTATGGCCACAGATATTCCTCCCCATAACGTTCGGGAAGTTGCCAATGCCTGTGTACATTTAATTGAGCAACCTAAAGCGGAAGTGGCCGATTTACTGGAGTTTATCCAGGGGCCGGATTATCCTACCGATGCCGAGATCATTACCCCGAAAGCGGAAATTGAAAAGATTTATCAAACCGGCCGCGGCAGCATCAAGATGCGCGCCGTTTATGAAATCGAGCAGGGCGATATAGTGATCACCGCACTGCCGCACCAGGCGTCCGGCGGTAAGGTGCTGGAGCAGATAGCGGCCCAGATGCAGGCGAAAAAACTGCCTATGGTGGTGGATTTACGGGATGAATCGGACCATGAAAATCCTACCCGTTTGGTGATAGTGCCGCGCTCGAACCGGGTGGACACCGAACAGCTGATGCAGCATTTGTTTGCTACTACAGATCTGGAGAAAAACTACCGGGCAAACCTGAATATGATAGGTCTGGATAACCGCCCGGCGGTGAAAAACTTGCGGGATATCCTGGCCGAGTGGCTGGAGTATCGCCGTGAAACCATACGCCGCCGCCTGCAATATCGCCTGGATAAAGTACTGGCGAGGTTACATATCCTTGAAGGTTTGCTGATTGCTTATCTTAATATCGATGAAGTTATTGAAATCATACGTAACTTCGATGAGCCGAAAGCCGAGCTGATTGCCCGGTTTGGCCTGTCCGAACGCCAGGCTGAATCTATCCTGGAAATTAAATTACGCCAGCTGGCCAAGCTGGAAGAAATTAAGATCCGCGCCGAACAGGACGAACTGAATAAAGAGCGGGATTACCTGGAAAAAGTGCTTAACTCCAAGGCGCGCATGAATACCTTAATGAAAAAGGAATTGATGGAAGCGGCGGAAAAATACGGCGATGAACGCCGCTCGCAAATCATTGTCCGGGGTGAAGCCAAGGCATTGTCGGAAAAAGACCTGGTGCCGAGCGAACCGGTAACCGTAGTGATTTCCGATAAGGGCTGGGCGCGTTGTGCCAAGGGCCATGATATAGATCCCAAAGCGTTAAATTATAAAGCCGGTGACGAGTATTTATGTTCAGCCAGGGGGCGAAGCAACTCTCCCGTGGTGGTGATAGACTCTTCTGGCCGGGCTTATGCTACCGATGCCCATACTCTGCCTACCGCCAGGAGCCAGGGAGAGCCGCTGACCGGCCGCTTTAACCTGGCCGCGGGAGAAACCTTTACCCAGGCGGTGATGGCGGAAGATGAGCATCAGTTCCTGCTCAGCACAGATGCCGGTTATGGCTTTATCGGCAGTTTTGCCGATATGGTCAGCCGTAATAAAAACGGTAAAGCGCTGTTAAGCCTGCCGGCAGGAGCTAAGGTTATGCCGCCAAGGGCGATAACCAAGGTTGACAGCCAGTTGTGTTTATCTGTCACCAACGAAGGGCGCATGCTGGTATTTCCGTTGAAAGACTTGCCTGTGCTCAGTAAGGGGAAGGGCAATAAGATCATTAATATTCCATCGGCCCGGGTTAAATCCCGTGATGAATATGTCACCCTTATTCATGTTATCACTCCCGAGAGCTCAGTTACCCTGCATGCCGGGAAAAGAAAGCTGACCCTTAAACCCGGTGATATTGAACATTACCGTGGTGAACGCGGACGCCGGGGTAACAAGCTGCCTCGCGGTTTACAGCGGGTGGACAGGGTTGAAGTGGAAACGGTAGAAGTGGTAGAGGAAGAGCAGGAAAGCCAGGAATAA
- a CDS encoding LacI family DNA-binding transcriptional regulator, whose amino-acid sequence MKSKATSFDIAYRAGVSQSTVSRALRNSPLVNEETRLKVQAIARELNYKVDKNASNLRTQQSATIALLLFEDPTSDDSMINPFFLSMLGSITRACSDKGYDLLVSFQQMNNDWHADFEDTNKADGIILLGYGDFVDYEQKLQQLIAQNTRFVRWGAEVKGLPIVSVGCDNFHGGYQLTEHIIKNGRKQFAFLGGASSHSPEFLDRYLGHCKALADNDLTVDQKYQFDAISTEESGYNAARKLLSSGLPFDAIFGASDLIAIGAMRALQEHNINTPDDVAVIGFDDIPIASFTFPPLTTARQNTKLAGELLVDKLLKLINGETVDTTLMPTSLIVRKSCGS is encoded by the coding sequence GTGAAATCTAAAGCGACATCCTTTGACATTGCCTACAGGGCCGGTGTTTCCCAGTCCACGGTATCAAGAGCCCTGAGGAACAGTCCTTTAGTTAATGAAGAAACCCGGCTAAAAGTCCAGGCCATTGCCAGGGAGCTAAATTACAAGGTAGATAAAAACGCCAGCAACCTGCGCACCCAACAAAGCGCCACCATAGCCCTGCTGCTGTTTGAAGACCCCACCAGCGACGATTCCATGATCAACCCCTTTTTCCTGTCCATGTTGGGCAGCATTACCCGCGCCTGCTCGGATAAAGGTTATGATTTACTGGTTTCCTTCCAGCAAATGAACAATGACTGGCATGCCGACTTTGAAGATACCAATAAGGCCGACGGCATTATTTTGCTCGGCTATGGCGACTTTGTCGATTATGAACAAAAACTGCAGCAGTTAATTGCGCAAAACACCCGCTTTGTCCGCTGGGGCGCCGAAGTCAAGGGCTTACCCATAGTCTCGGTTGGTTGCGATAATTTTCATGGCGGCTACCAGCTCACCGAACATATAATAAAAAACGGCCGCAAGCAATTTGCCTTTTTAGGTGGTGCTTCCAGCCACTCCCCCGAGTTTTTGGACCGCTATTTGGGGCACTGCAAAGCTTTGGCCGATAATGACCTCACTGTTGACCAGAAGTATCAATTTGATGCCATCAGCACAGAAGAGTCAGGTTATAACGCCGCCCGTAAGTTGCTCAGCAGCGGCTTACCCTTCGATGCCATTTTCGGGGCCAGCGACCTTATCGCCATAGGGGCGATGCGGGCCTTGCAGGAGCACAATATTAATACCCCGGATGATGTCGCTGTGATTGGTTTTGATGATATTCCCATTGCCAGCTTTACCTTTCCGCCCCTGACCACGGCCAGGCAAAATACCAAACTTGCCGGGGAATTGCTGGTGGATAAGCTGTTAAAGCTGATTAACGGTGAAACCGTCGATACGACCTTAATGCCAACAAGTTTAATCGTGAGAAAATCTTGCGGCAGTTAA
- a CDS encoding YebC/PmpR family DNA-binding transcriptional regulator codes for MGRAYQNRKLSMAKTAGQKTKVYSKFGKEIYVIAKNGGTDPDGNLALRSTIDKAKKAQVPAHVIEKAIEKAKGTGGEDYVPARYEGFGPGNCMVIIDCLTDNGNRTIKDVRQCFTKTHSKIGSSGTVSHMFDHQAVFSFKGDDDEAVLENLMMADIDVTDVELEDGIITVYAPHTEFFKIKTAFANDMPEYVLDVEEIAFVPQTYTEIAGDDVEMFEKFLQMLEDCEDVQEIYHNAEIAE; via the coding sequence ATGGGCAGAGCTTACCAAAACCGTAAATTATCCATGGCCAAAACGGCGGGCCAAAAAACCAAAGTTTATTCAAAATTCGGAAAAGAGATTTATGTCATCGCCAAAAACGGCGGTACCGATCCCGATGGCAACTTAGCCCTGCGCAGCACTATTGATAAAGCAAAAAAAGCTCAAGTACCAGCTCACGTTATCGAAAAAGCCATTGAAAAGGCCAAAGGCACCGGCGGCGAAGATTATGTACCGGCACGTTACGAAGGTTTTGGCCCGGGCAACTGCATGGTGATCATCGATTGCTTAACCGATAACGGCAACCGTACCATTAAAGACGTACGCCAATGTTTTACCAAAACCCATTCCAAAATTGGTTCATCGGGCACGGTTTCCCATATGTTTGACCACCAGGCGGTATTCTCTTTTAAAGGGGATGACGATGAAGCGGTATTAGAGAACCTGATGATGGCCGACATCGATGTCACCGACGTTGAGTTGGAAGACGGCATTATTACCGTTTACGCGCCGCATACCGAGTTTTTCAAAATCAAGACCGCCTTCGCCAACGACATGCCTGAGTACGTACTGGACGTGGAAGAAATCGCTTTTGTGCCGCAAACCTACACAGAAATTGCCGGTGATGACGTTGAAATGTTTGAAAAATTCCTGCAAATGCTTGAAGACTGTGAAGACGTACAGGAAATTTATCACAATGCTGAAATTGCCGAGTAA
- a CDS encoding kinase produces the protein MQTYLADFLENNRLSPDYLVSAEQHFSPLIKAIVAKYRASGKSTVFIGINGCQGSGKSTLSDYMTRVLIHEYQLNTVSCSLDDFYLDQIQRQQLAKSVHPLLASRGVPGTHNIALLGDTLEKLAKAETGFSLVKFDKASDNPLPHKLWPRVTSKIDVVLFEGWCWGTPPQQENELWFPVNTLEQERDRDAVWRKFVNHQLAQYYQPLYPYMDLWLMLKAPSFNCVYRWRLEQEQKLRQKLIGGSASNKIMTDSEIADFIQHFQRLTQHSLTSLPDKTDYLFNLDQDRRIIQS, from the coding sequence TTGCAAACATATCTGGCAGACTTTCTAGAAAACAACCGGCTATCCCCGGATTATCTGGTCAGTGCCGAGCAACACTTTAGCCCGCTGATTAAGGCAATTGTTGCTAAGTACCGTGCCAGTGGAAAATCAACAGTTTTTATCGGCATTAACGGCTGTCAGGGCAGTGGCAAGTCGACCTTAAGCGATTATATGACCCGGGTATTGATTCACGAATATCAGCTCAATACCGTCAGCTGCTCCCTCGATGATTTTTATCTTGACCAGATACAAAGACAGCAACTGGCAAAGTCGGTACATCCTTTATTAGCCAGCCGCGGCGTACCGGGCACCCATAATATCGCCCTGCTCGGTGATACCCTGGAAAAGTTAGCAAAGGCAGAAACCGGCTTTTCCCTGGTTAAATTTGATAAAGCAAGCGATAATCCCCTGCCCCACAAACTTTGGCCAAGAGTTACATCAAAAATAGATGTAGTGCTTTTTGAAGGCTGGTGCTGGGGCACTCCCCCCCAGCAGGAAAACGAGCTTTGGTTCCCGGTAAATACCCTGGAACAAGAGCGGGACCGGGACGCCGTCTGGCGAAAATTTGTTAACCACCAGCTGGCACAATACTACCAGCCGTTATACCCCTATATGGATTTATGGCTGATGTTAAAAGCCCCCTCCTTTAACTGTGTTTACCGCTGGCGCCTGGAGCAGGAACAAAAGCTCAGGCAAAAGCTTATCGGCGGTTCAGCCAGCAATAAAATCATGACAGACTCTGAGATAGCCGATTTTATCCAGCACTTTCAACGTTTAACTCAGCACAGCCTGACCAGCCTGCCCGACAAGACCGATTACCTGTTTAACCTAGACCAGGATCGCCGCATTATCCAAAGCTAA
- a CDS encoding LysR substrate-binding domain-containing protein, with amino-acid sequence MQTPIRGLRSFCIAAKCLSFKHAAAQLFLTPSAVSHQIKQLEQQVGIELFHRQTRAIELTNAGRQFYEAIAPLIGELEATIAQFSNNKQNSTITISLPEFFASELFVPRLNDWAKQHPQVNLQLETVKSASDPLKSGDLSIVLASSKPNASQADDLFPLSYVPACNKKLYQELSPAGYDALTSVPLILHRSRPWSWHQWAERCGVDNFDPKQIIQFDSMFGVARAAQQGVGIALVPLPISQAWFNEQLLVKLFDHELVTKDRYYLIRHQYQASAPELNSFTHWIKQTFTA; translated from the coding sequence ATTCAAACTCCTATACGCGGTTTACGCTCCTTTTGTATCGCTGCCAAGTGCCTCAGCTTTAAACATGCCGCGGCACAACTTTTTTTAACCCCTTCAGCGGTGAGCCATCAAATAAAGCAGCTCGAACAACAAGTCGGTATTGAACTGTTTCACCGGCAAACCCGCGCCATAGAATTAACCAATGCAGGCCGACAGTTTTATGAAGCCATAGCACCTTTAATTGGCGAACTCGAAGCGACCATAGCTCAGTTCAGCAATAATAAACAAAACAGCACTATCACCATCAGCTTGCCGGAGTTTTTTGCCAGTGAGCTATTTGTTCCCAGGTTGAATGACTGGGCGAAGCAGCACCCCCAAGTAAATTTACAGCTGGAAACGGTGAAGTCGGCCAGCGATCCTCTAAAAAGCGGTGATTTATCAATTGTTTTAGCCAGCAGTAAACCCAACGCCAGCCAAGCCGATGATTTATTTCCTCTCTCTTATGTACCGGCATGTAACAAAAAGCTCTACCAGGAGTTATCACCGGCAGGATATGACGCACTAACCTCAGTGCCGCTGATCCTGCACCGGTCCAGGCCCTGGTCCTGGCACCAATGGGCAGAGCGCTGCGGGGTAGATAATTTTGATCCCAAACAAATTATCCAGTTTGACAGTATGTTCGGCGTCGCCCGCGCGGCCCAACAGGGGGTCGGCATTGCCTTGGTACCTTTACCGATCAGCCAGGCCTGGTTTAATGAACAGTTGCTGGTAAAGTTATTCGACCATGAACTGGTGACCAAAGATCGCTATTACCTGATCCGCCACCAATACCAGGCATCGGCGCCTGAGCTGAACTCCTTTACCCATTGGATCAAGCAAACTTTTACCGCATAA
- the ribB gene encoding 3,4-dihydroxy-2-butanone-4-phosphate synthase, protein MNINLSQFGLTPQERIDNACRDLRLGKAVLLMDDPDRENEGDLIVAAELVNEKSMAQLITDCSGIVCLALTDEKLKQLQLPQMVIDNSSKNNTAFTVSIEAKQGVTTGVSAADRVQTIKTAIAANAQPDDLAHPGHVFPLRAAAGGVLSRRGHTEGGIDLCQLAGLSPSAVLCELMHQDGTMKKGQDLVDYALSQQLVLLTIEDIVQVLLDGKSDVA, encoded by the coding sequence ATGAATATCAATCTTAGCCAGTTTGGCTTAACCCCACAAGAACGTATCGATAATGCCTGCCGTGATCTTCGTCTTGGCAAAGCCGTGCTGCTTATGGACGATCCGGATCGTGAAAACGAAGGGGATTTAATTGTTGCCGCCGAGCTTGTAAATGAAAAAAGCATGGCGCAATTAATCACCGACTGTTCCGGCATCGTTTGCCTGGCATTAACCGATGAAAAGCTTAAACAACTGCAATTACCGCAAATGGTCATTGATAATTCCAGCAAAAATAACACCGCCTTCACGGTTTCCATAGAGGCAAAGCAAGGGGTGACCACAGGAGTGAGTGCCGCGGACCGCGTGCAAACCATAAAAACAGCAATAGCTGCAAATGCACAGCCGGATGACTTGGCACATCCCGGCCATGTCTTTCCGCTTAGGGCTGCCGCTGGAGGTGTACTTTCCCGCCGGGGCCATACCGAAGGAGGCATAGACTTATGTCAACTTGCCGGGCTGTCACCAAGCGCCGTTTTATGTGAATTAATGCATCAGGACGGCACTATGAAAAAAGGACAAGACTTAGTGGATTATGCCTTAAGCCAGCAGCTGGTTTTGCTGACCATAGAAGATATCGTCCAGGTGCTGCTTGATGGAAAATCCGATGTAGCCTAA
- a CDS encoding DUF99 family protein produces the protein MKSLAEVIRLNKQLRTIGFDDAPFNRQVGSKVNIAGIVCTNTRFEGMLWGETTKDGVDATDVLIKMLKPSKFYQQVHAVLLDGIAIGGFNLINLEKLSDVLQLPCIAVMRKQPDIAAVKKALSRFDDAEFRLATLAAAGDVFTYSTATDKTFFFQVKGCPVETAGLLLEKVTDTGNVPETLRLAHLIGAAVKTGQSSNSA, from the coding sequence ATGAAGTCACTGGCAGAAGTTATAAGATTAAATAAGCAATTGCGCACCATAGGCTTTGACGACGCCCCCTTTAACCGGCAAGTTGGCAGTAAGGTCAATATTGCCGGGATTGTCTGTACCAATACCCGGTTTGAAGGCATGTTATGGGGAGAAACCACTAAAGACGGGGTTGATGCCACAGATGTGCTGATCAAGATGCTAAAACCCAGTAAATTTTATCAGCAGGTACATGCAGTGCTGCTTGACGGTATCGCCATCGGTGGTTTTAACCTGATCAACCTGGAAAAACTAAGTGACGTTTTGCAATTACCCTGCATAGCGGTAATGCGCAAACAGCCGGATATTGCTGCGGTGAAAAAAGCATTGAGTCGCTTTGATGATGCCGAATTTCGCTTAGCGACTTTGGCTGCTGCCGGCGATGTTTTTACTTATAGCACGGCAACGGATAAAACTTTCTTTTTTCAGGTGAAAGGCTGCCCGGTTGAAACGGCGGGTCTGTTACTGGAAAAAGTGACTGATACCGGCAATGTGCCGGAAACTTTGCGCCTGGCGCATTTAATCGGCGCTGCGGTTAAAACCGGGCAAAGCAGTAATAGTGCTTAA
- a CDS encoding carboxymuconolactone decarboxylase family protein: MPLVTPLAADANEDIAQLAKFFNETLGFCPNSVLTMQRRPAIAKAFIDLNMAVMENKGRVTAEQKRLIGYITSANTGCRYCEAHTILAAERYGGSEQRLKNIWSFRESDLYTDAEKAAFELALAASSVPNAVNDAITAKMHEYWDDGEIVEILGVISLFGYLNRWNDSMGTSMEPGAVDAGERLLASSSWSRGKHL; this comes from the coding sequence ATGCCATTAGTTACCCCGCTAGCCGCTGACGCAAATGAAGATATCGCCCAGCTGGCAAAGTTTTTCAATGAAACCTTAGGTTTTTGTCCCAACAGCGTATTAACCATGCAACGCCGCCCGGCCATTGCCAAAGCCTTTATCGACCTGAATATGGCGGTAATGGAAAACAAAGGCCGGGTGACTGCCGAGCAAAAGCGCTTGATCGGCTACATCACCAGTGCCAATACCGGTTGCCGCTACTGTGAAGCCCATACCATCCTGGCTGCAGAGCGCTATGGCGGCAGCGAACAGCGCCTGAAAAATATCTGGTCGTTCCGGGAGAGTGACCTTTATACAGACGCAGAAAAAGCCGCTTTCGAACTGGCTTTAGCCGCATCAAGCGTGCCCAATGCGGTAAATGATGCAATAACGGCAAAAATGCATGAGTATTGGGATGACGGTGAAATTGTAGAAATCTTGGGAGTCATTTCACTATTCGGTTACCTGAACCGCTGGAACGATTCTATGGGCACAAGCATGGAACCAGGCGCGGTAGATGCGGGTGAACGTTTACTCGCCAGCTCCAGCTGGAGCCGTGGCAAGCACCTTTAA